CGACCGAACTTTCATAGACGCTGGGCAAGCCGCCTTCATTCGCGGCGGAATTGGCCGCCGCGCGGTGGATCAGCAGGCGCGCCGCATCGACCTTCATCGCCATCTCGGCGAGCTTCATTTGAACGGCCTGAAAATCGACGATCGGCTTGCCGAATGCCTCGCGCTCCTGCGTGTAGGCAAGCGCCTGTTCTAGCGCGGCGGCGGCGACTGCCATAGACTGGGTCGCATTGCCGCAGCGTTCGAGGCCGAATGCGCTCATCAAACGGCCAAAGCCGCCCGCGCCGACAATGACGTTCTCTTCGCCCACCCGCACATCTTCGATCGAGATGTCAGCAGTGGGAATGCCGCGAAAGCCCATCAGCTCTTCGCGCTTGCCAAAGCTCATGCCTGCCATGTCTTTTTCAAGCAGGATCGCGCCGATGCCCTTGGCACCCGGTTCATCCGAGTAGCGGCAATAGGTGACGTAATAGTCCGAATGCCCGCCGCCCGAGGTCCAGCGTTTGTAGCCGTTGACGACATAGCCATTGCCGTCGGCCCGCGCCGTGGTTTTGAGGTCAGTGAGCGCAGTGCCAGCATCAGGCTCAGACATCGATACCGCGACGATCTTCTCGCCCCTGATGACTTCTGGCAGAATCTTAGCCTTCATCGCATCCGAGCCGAACCGCTCGATCGTGCGCACCGGCCCCGTCAGTGCCTCGAACACCGGAAAGGCGACCGCGTTGGAAACTTGGGCGAACTCCTCAAGCACCAGCAGCGCCTCGACATGGCCAAGGCCCAGCCCGCCATATTCCTCGGGCAGATTGACGCCGAGAAAGCCCATCTCGCCATAGGTGAGCAGCATTTCATGCGGGACGGGGAAGTCTTTCTCCTCCATCTCGCGCGCAAGCTTAGGCAGTTCGGCGCGGGCAAATTTGCGAGCGGTGTCTCGCAGCTCGCGCTGCTCATCGGTCAGTTGGAAGTCCATGAAGTTCTCAATTGCTCGTCACGCATCTTTCGTCCCCTAGCGCATTTGTGAGGGCGACGGGCAAGCACGAATTGCATAGGGTTGCGCGCAAATCCAATCAGGAGAGAGACAATGACGACGCTCCATTCATCCTTGGGACCCAATCCGCGCCTCGTGCGCATGTTCATGGTCGAAAAAGGCCTTGAGGAAGGAAAGGACTTCGAACGCGTCCATTACGACATCATCACGGGCGAAAACCGGCAGGACGCCGAATATTGCGCGAAGAATCCGCAAGGCACCTTGCCGGCGCTCGAACTCGATGACGGCACTTTCCTCACCGAAAGCTGGCCGATCTGCGAATTTATCGAGGAGAACCACGCCTCGCCCAACCTGTTTGGCGAAACCGCCAAAGAGCGCGCCGAAGTGCGCAAATGGGCACGGCTGTTCGATCAGGAAGTGGTCGTGCCGATGACAATGGGATTCCGCGCCACTGGTGGCCGCCCGATGTTCGAGCCGCGCATGGCCGTGGTCAGCGAAGGCGCGGGCGCTGAGCTTGCCGCAATGTCCGATGACAAATGGCGCTGGTTCGATGCGCAATTGGGGGGCAGCAACCACTTCGCGCTTGGCCGTTTCACCTTTGCCGATCTGCTTGTCTTTGCCTTTGCCAATTTCGGCTTCACCGTGGGGTGGAAACTGCCCGAAGGCACCGACAATCTCGCGCGCTTTGTCGAAACGCATAATGCGCGCCCCTGCGCCGCGATCTGGCAACAGGCGGAGTAATGCCAGACCTGTCGGGCCCGCGACTCGAACGTAAGGTCGCCATCGTCACTGGCTGCGCGAGCGGGATTGGTGCTGCGACAGTCAGGCGACTGCGGGCCGATGGCGCTCAGGTGCTCGGGACCGATGTGAATCCCGATGGCGAGGCGGTATGCGCAGAAGTCGGCGCAAGCTTCGCCGTGCAGGATGTCAGCGACACCGCATTGTGGCCGTCGGTGGTGGGCAACGCGGTCGCAGCTTTCGGCAGGCTCGACATCCTCGTCAACAATGCCGGCGTGGTCAGCCAGGCCTCTATCGAGGACGTGACCGACGAGCTTTGGGACCGCACCTACGATATCAATATCAAGGGCACGATGGCAGGCTGCCGCGCGGCTATTGCTGCGATGAAGGGCAACCCGGGCGGCTCCAAAGGCGCGATCATCAACATCGCCTCGACCTCTGCCATCGGAGCCTTGCCGGGCGATGTGGCCTATTGTTCGAGCAAGGGCGCGGTGCGGGTGCTTACGAAGTCCATCGCGGTCCACTGCGCGAAAGAGGGCTACAATATCCGCTGCAATGCGATTGTGCCGGGCGCGACCGAGACGGGCATTCTCAACAGAGCCGAAGAAGCCATGCCCGGTCTGAAAGCCGCAGTGGCTTCGACTTCACCCCTCAATCGCCTCGCCGATCCGGCAGAGACGGCAGCGGCCATTGCATTCCTCGCGTCTGACGAGTGTCCCTACATGACCGGCGCGGAGATGCTGGTCGATGGCGCCATGATGGCAGTGCATCCGGGGTTCTAGGCCGGTTTCTAGGTCGCCATCCGTGCCAGATACCCGCTTTTGCCCATCTGCGCGGCGGTCCATGCGAACACGGCCATCGCGATCACGCCTGAGACAAGGCACACCGCAAAGACCGATATCGTCAGCGACAGCGCGCCATAAGTCTCGCTGAGCCAGTCGCTCACCCAGCCGATCAATGCGAGGCCCAGCGCCTGCCCGACCAGATTGTTAAAAAACAAAGCGATGGCCACTGCAAAGCCGCGCTGGCCCGGCTCCACTGCCGCCTGAATGCCAGACAGGATCGGCGCCTGACTCATCACATAGATCGCATAAGCAACCGCGAAGAAACCCAGAAAGGGCCAGAATGCGCTCGAAGAAAGGCTAATGGCCAGTGGCAGCACGCAGCCGAGGCTCACGACACCAGGCATCCATGCCCGCCAGCGTTCATCGCGCTTGGTCAGCCAGCCTGCGACATAGCCGCCAAGGATTGGCCCGGGAATTCCTCCGATAAAGAAGGCGAGGCCGAGATACAGCCCGACATCGCCGCTCGAGATGCCGAAATTGCGGATCATCACCGCCGCCATCCAGAAGGCGAGCGCATATCCGATCATGATCTGCACCGCCCAGCCAACCGCCAGCCCCATAAACACACGGTTGCGCGAGAGCGTCTTTGCAGTCTCTAGGAGCGGCTGCTGTTCAATTTTCGCGTCCTTGGGGGCATATCGGCCGCGCCTCGGCTCCCGAATGGTGAAATAGACGATCGCGCCGATCAACATGCCCGGCAGACCCATCAGGACAAAGGCCCAGCGCCAACCGAACATTTCGTTGAGCTGACCGCCGATAATCAGTCCGCCAGCCGTACCCATGGTCGCGCCGATGGTGAGAAAGCCCATGGCCTTGGCCAGTTCCTCGCGCCGGAAGTAATCCGCGACAAGGCTTTGCGATGCGGGGCCGGAGCACCCTTCGCCCACTCCTACGCCCGTCCGGGCAAAGAACAATGTCCAGAAGCCGGTAGCCAGCCCGCATATGGCGGTCAGTCCGCTCCAGAAGGTGATCGCCGCACTGACGATGTTCTTGCGCACGGAGCGGTCAGCCAGCCGCGCGGCGGGGAAGCCGGCAATCACATAGGTGAGCGCAAAGGCCAGACCGCCCAGCAGGCCGATCTGGGTATCGGAAAAGGAAAATTCGGCCTTGATGTCCTCGAGCAGGATCGAAAAGACCAGCCGGTCGGCGATCGAGAACATGCTGACCAGAGTCAGCAGGCCAAGCACATACCAGCGGTAATATCCGCCGGTCGGTGCGTCCTCTGCCTGCGCGGGATCAGTGGTGAGGTCGGGCGTCGAGGCCATTGTCCACCGGTATTGTCAGTCCGTTGAGGAAGCGCGCATCGTCGCTGGCGAGGAACACCACGCAGCCTGCAACATCGCGCGGATGACCGAGCGCATCCGAAGGCAATGGCCCTTCGGGAATATCCATGGGCTGCTGACCCGCACGGCCGGAAACGCCCATCACCATCGGCGTCTCAATCCCGCCCGGCGCCAGCGCATTGCAGCGAATGCCGTAATTCTCGTCCTGACAATACATCGCGATGGAGCGCGTCATTGAGGAGATTGCCCCCTTCGCCGCGGTGTATGCCGGGATATTGCCATATCCCATCAGCGCCGCGGTCGAGGCCATATTGACGATCGCTGAACCCGCTCCGCCATTATCCTTGTGGCGATGCTTCATCAGCGGGAGCGCGTATTTGCAGCCCAGAAATGTGCCGACGACGTGGATATCGAGATGCAGCTTGAAATGATCGAGCGAGCACTCCTCGATGCTTTCAAAGATCACATTGCCGGCATTGTTGACGAGGATGTCGAGGCCGCCATGACGCTCCTTCACCGCGTGCATGACGTCCTGCCACTGCTCTTCGGATGTGACATCGAGCGCCATCGCGTTACCGCCGATCCCGTCAGCGACCTTGTGCGCCAACTCGACCTCGCGGTCGGTCACGATCACTTTCGCGCCCTCGGCCGCCAGCCGTTCGCAATCAGCCTTGCCCAGACCCATCGCTCCGCCGGTCACCAGCGCCACGCGGCCCTCTACCCTTCCCGTCATTACCCTCTCCCAAAGGCTTGTCTTATCCGCGCAGACTAGGTCCGGGGGCGAAGCTGGCCACTACTTAAACCGATGGGAAAAGTGTGAGGTGCGCCCAATCCGCCCTGCGCTACTCTGCATTGCAGGAGACAAGCATGATCGACACCGCCGAAGTCGCACGATTGAAAGCGCTAATGGAGTGGGAGGCAACGCGCCGCTCTCCGCCAGAGGGCTTTCCTCACCTGCCCGACATGCCCGCCGCCCGCTACACCAGCGAGGAATATTACAAGCTCGAACAGGAGCATATCTTCCGCAAGAGCTGGCTGTTTGCAGGTCACATTGACGAGATACCCGAGCCCGGCTGCTATATGCGCTGGCACAATGCGGGCGATCCGATTGTGATTGTGCATGGCATGGATGGGGTGGTGCGCGCCTTCTACAACACCTGCCGCCATCGCGGCGCGCCGGTTGTGACCGAGGACAGGGGCAAGTCCAGCCGGTTGATGTGCTCCTATCACAACTGGACTTACAAGACCGATGGCACGCTCGTCGGTGTGCCCGAGCGGCAGGACTTTCCGCCCGATTTCGACATGAGCTGCCGCGGGCTGATCCCGGTTCGCTGCGAAATGCTAGGCAATGTCATCTTCGTCAATTTCGACGCGGACGCCATGCCGCTGACCGAATGGCTAGGCCCGCTGATGGACGAATGGGACGAGTTTGCCTTCGACAAAATGCGGCTGGCAGCGCGCTATTCGTTCGACCTCAACTGCAACTGGAAGGTCGCGATGGAGGCCAACATGGAAGTTTACCATGTGCCCTTCATCCACCCGACCACGGTCGCACCGCTGGTGGACAGCAAGCGCAACCTCAACACTCTATATCCCAACGGCCATGCGCGTATGCTCGCCCCGCCTCCGCGGCAGACCGACCGCGAGCATGTCCGCGCGGTGGACTCGCCGCCCGAATGGCAACAGATCGAGAGCGTGGGAGAGCTGGGGCGGACCTGCACGCAGAGCTACACTTTGTTTCCCAACTGGGTCTCGCCGCTGTCTAACTATTTCGTGCCGCCGTTGGTGTTCTGGCCAACTTCGCTTGGCACCACCCGGCTCGAACTGGTGACCATGGCGCTCGATTGGGACGCCGATGGTTCGGGGGCTCCGGCACCCGACCTCTGGACCGTTCCCGACGAAAGCCAGCCAAACGGCCGCGACATGAGCCCGATCATCCTTGAAGACACCCAGTTCGGCGAAGCGATCCAGCATTCGATGCAGAGCGCTGCCTTCAAGAGCGTGCCTCTGTCTTATCAGGAAGCGCGCATCTACTCGTTTCACCAGTCTTGCGACCGGATGATCGGGATCGACAATGTGCCCGAAGAGCTTCGGGTCGAGCAGGTGATCGGTGAAGAATGGGTGTGGCCCAACGATCCGCGCACCTCGCAGATGGAGGCCGCGCGCGAAGCTGCCGAATAGGCCCCTTTCAGCGCGCTGCACGCCTTCCGCTTACGTAAGAAGACGCTACGGCATCGGGGAATCGCGCAATATTGTGGCCAAAAGGACGCATTCTGCGATTGTTCCTAGCGCTTTTGCTAGATGAGTGCGGAATCGCTCCTCCATACACTCGGTGGCACTGCTGACGGCCGTGTCACATCCAAGTTTTCGCGGCTCAGGGACTGGGGACAAGGGCAACAGGCTTCGCCAAAACAAAGTCGGTGAGGCACTCGCGCCCGTAAGGGAGAGAGCATGATGACCGCACGTAATAAACGCATTGCTACGAAAGGCCTGCGCCGCACACTGATGAGCGGAGCCGCGATCGCTGCTTTTGCGAGCATGCCGCAAACCGCCTTTGCCCAGGACACCGATACCGACGAGGCTTCGGATGACGATTCCCAAGGGCGCGTGATCATTGTTCAGGCGCGGCGCCAGTCGGAAAGCCTCCAGGACGTTCCGGTCACCGTGACCGCGATTGGCGGTGAGACACTGGAGCGCTACGGCGTCGATCAGGTTGCCGACGTTACGAGCCGCGTGCCGACCCTCAACGTGCAGGTTGGCGGCTCAGGCTCAGGCGGCCAGCTTAGCCTTCGCGGCGTTGGCTCCTCCAACATTTCAGCCTCGTTCGACTCGGCGGTCGCTTTTGACTTTGACGGGGTGCAGGTTTCGACCATGCGCCTTGTGCAGGCAGGCTTTGTCGATACCGCACAGATCGACATTCTCAAGGGCCCGCAATCGCTGTTCTTCGGCAAGAGCGCTTCGGCAGGTGTTTTCTCGATCCGTTCGGCTGACCCGACGCCCGATTGGGAAGTCGGCGCGTCAGCTTCTTACGAATTCGAGGAAAAAGGCTGGACCTATGGCGGCTTCATCTCCGGCCCGCTGAGCGACACATTGGGCATACGCCTTGCGGCCGAGTACAATGACATCGACGAATATGTCGAACTTCAGCCGGGCACTCCTGCGGTCAACCAGTTCCGCACCCAGGAAAACTTCGTTGGCCGTGTTACGCTGGAATGGGAACCGTTCCCTGGCTTCAACGCCAATTTCAAAGCCACCTATGTCCGCAACGAAGGCGATGGCGCCATTGGCCATTCTGATATTGATTGCGGCGCTAACGGAATTGCCGATCCAGTCTTCCTGCTGGGCGGGGGCCTCGTCATTCCGGCAGGCAATGACTGCAACGCCAATGACGGACTCTATTACCTGCCCGACACCGCTCCGCCGCTCGCAGGTTCAGTGCCGACCGCAAGCGGACCGACGCTCGCGGAGGGCTTTAACGGCGTTCCATTCTCTGAAACCGAGCTGTTCTTCGCGCGGCTGAAATTCACCTTTGACCTGACCGACAATCTCCGGTTTGTTTCGACCTCCGGCTTTGTCGATCTCGATGCGACTGACCTCGACAATTATTCCTATGTCGGCATTCTTGGTCCTGGAGTGCCGGGCGGTGTGGGCACCAGCGACCCCCGCAACGCGCTTCAGCAGTTCAGCCAGGAATTCCGCCTGCAGAGCGATTTCGACAACGGGTTCAACTTCATGCTCGGAGCATTCTACGAATCGCGCGAGTTTATCTTCGACACGTCGCAGCAGGCGGTGAACATCTCCTTTGTCGCGCCTGACCCTGTCACCGGCTTCACCTTTGACTGGGACAAGGTCCATGTGACCGACACCGAAGCGGTTTCGCTGTTCGGCAGTGTGATCCTCGACCTTTCCGACCGGCTTGAACTGTCAGGCGGTGTGCGCTGGACCGACGAGAGCAAGACCAACACCATCTCGGTGCCTTATGTCCACGCCTTCCTTTCGGCAGGTCCGGCCTTCATCAATAGCGGGTTCTTCTCTGGCCCGATCGAGTTTTCGGACAGCAACTTCTCGCCCGAAGCGACGATCAAATACGAAGTCACCGATGACTTCAACGTCTTCGCTTCGTTCAAGACCGGCTTCAAGTCGGGCGGTATCGACAACTCGGCGCTACCTTCGGCTTCTCTGCTGGGCTTTGACGATCCCGATCCGGCGGTCCGTCAGGCCACCGCAGATGCGCTGATCTACGGTTCCGAAACCGCAATTGGCGGCGAGATTGGCTTTAAGTCGCAGTTCGATGGCCGCAATGTCACTCTCAATGGCACGATCTTCTACTATGTGTTCGACGATCTGCAGGTACAGAACTTCGACGCTGTGAACATCCAGTTCCAGACGCTCAATGCCGGTGAAGTCACGACCAAGGGTGTTGATGTAAGCTGGAACTGGCGCACCCCGGTCGAAGGCCTGTCGCTTTCGGGCAACCTTGCCTATCTCGACGCATCCTTCACCGATACATTCCAGACCGGAGTTGGTTCAGACGATCTTGATGGCCGCAAGGTGGCCCGCGCGCCGGAATTTTCAGGCAACTTCGCGTTTGACTGGGAGGTGCCGCTGAGCAACTCGCTTGAACTCGGCGTCGGCGGCAATGCGATCTTCTCGGGCAGCTACTTCACCAACGAAGACACGCTGAATGACCTTAGACAGGATAGCTATGTCGCGCTTGATGGCCGCATTTCGGTCGGCGATCCGGACGGCATGTGGCGGCTCGCTCTGGTCGGTGTGAACCTCACTGACGAGATCTGGACCAACACTTCGGGTGGGCGTCCGTTCCTGCCGCCTCCGGGCAATGCCAATGGCATTCCGGCGGGTGACGATCTGGTTGTCACCCAGAACCGCGGCCGTCAGGTCTTTGTCGAGGCGACGTTCAACTTCTGACCAAAACTCCCTTGGGATCGGATCGGGCGGGCCGAAAGGTCCGCCCGTTTCGTTTGCGCCTGCCAAAAACAAGCATTGCCGCACCCCCACATCTCGGCCCATCCTTGGCGAAGAATTTGGAGAGCTTGAAACATGTCGCGCGAAGAACTCATCACGATGACCCGCAGCCTGATCGCTCACGGCGCGGCGGATACGATGGAATATGCCGACGAGATCGTGCGCGTTCCGGCAAGCACCTACACCGATCCCGAATTGTTCGAGGCTGAAAAGCGCAACATCTTTCGCCGCTTGCCGCTGATGGTCGCTCCGTCATGTGAGCTGCCCGAGCCGGGTGATTACAAAGCGATGGACATTTGCGGAGTGCCGCTGCTGCTCACCCGTCAACGCGATGGCAGCGTGGGGGCGTTCCTCAATATGTGCACGCATCGCGGCAATCCGGTCGTCACAGCAGGAACGAGTGGCAATGCCAGCCGTTTCACTTGCGGCTATCACGGCTGGACGTTCAAAAATGACGGCGATCTGGTCGGGGTCGCCAGCCCAAAGGATTTCGGCGCGGTCGACAAGGCTTCGCTCTGCCTCAAGCGCTTTCCCGTCTATGAAAGCGCTGGATTGATCTGGGCGACGCTCGACCAGAATTCCAAGCTGTCCATCGCCGATTATCTCGGCGGCTATGACGACCTGCTCAAGGCCTTCGGTTTCGACGGATGGACCCTGTTCAGCCAGCGTACGCTTGCCGGACCGAACTGGAAGACGGCCTATGACGGCTATCTCGATTTCTACCACTTGCCAGTGCTGCACAAGGACACATTCGGCGCGGACTTCTTCAATCGCGCCAATTACTTCTTCTGGGGCCCGCATCAGCGGCTCTCCAGCCCGTCCAAATTCGCGCAGAAGACCGGCAGCGACGAAATGCTCGACTTGTCGGAGATGAGCGATGACGAGCTGCCCGATGATGCGCTGACGCAGGGCGTGTGGACGATCTTCCCGCATATCTCGATTGCGAGCTTTTATGGCGGCGGACAGCGAGGAGCGATGATCTCGCAGCTGTTTCCGGGCGAGGCGGTGGGCGAGAGCTACACCACCCAGTTCTACGTCATGGAAAACCAGCCCGAAACCGAAGCCGACATCAAGTCAGCGCATGAACAATTCGACTTCCTCGAAGTGGTGG
This genomic window from uncultured Erythrobacter sp. contains:
- a CDS encoding acyl-CoA dehydrogenase family protein → MDFQLTDEQRELRDTARKFARAELPKLAREMEEKDFPVPHEMLLTYGEMGFLGVNLPEEYGGLGLGHVEALLVLEEFAQVSNAVAFPVFEALTGPVRTIERFGSDAMKAKILPEVIRGEKIVAVSMSEPDAGTALTDLKTTARADGNGYVVNGYKRWTSGGGHSDYYVTYCRYSDEPGAKGIGAILLEKDMAGMSFGKREELMGFRGIPTADISIEDVRVGEENVIVGAGGFGRLMSAFGLERCGNATQSMAVAAAALEQALAYTQEREAFGKPIVDFQAVQMKLAEMAMKVDAARLLIHRAAANSAANEGGLPSVYESSVAKCFANEIVREVTALGMQVMGGYGYHKDYGMEQRLRDAYAWGIAGGAIDVQKTNIAAAMVGRRFNQRK
- a CDS encoding glutathione S-transferase family protein — encoded protein: MTTLHSSLGPNPRLVRMFMVEKGLEEGKDFERVHYDIITGENRQDAEYCAKNPQGTLPALELDDGTFLTESWPICEFIEENHASPNLFGETAKERAEVRKWARLFDQEVVVPMTMGFRATGGRPMFEPRMAVVSEGAGAELAAMSDDKWRWFDAQLGGSNHFALGRFTFADLLVFAFANFGFTVGWKLPEGTDNLARFVETHNARPCAAIWQQAE
- a CDS encoding SDR family oxidoreductase encodes the protein MPDLSGPRLERKVAIVTGCASGIGAATVRRLRADGAQVLGTDVNPDGEAVCAEVGASFAVQDVSDTALWPSVVGNAVAAFGRLDILVNNAGVVSQASIEDVTDELWDRTYDINIKGTMAGCRAAIAAMKGNPGGSKGAIINIASTSAIGALPGDVAYCSSKGAVRVLTKSIAVHCAKEGYNIRCNAIVPGATETGILNRAEEAMPGLKAAVASTSPLNRLADPAETAAAIAFLASDECPYMTGAEMLVDGAMMAVHPGF
- a CDS encoding MFS transporter, producing the protein MASTPDLTTDPAQAEDAPTGGYYRWYVLGLLTLVSMFSIADRLVFSILLEDIKAEFSFSDTQIGLLGGLAFALTYVIAGFPAARLADRSVRKNIVSAAITFWSGLTAICGLATGFWTLFFARTGVGVGEGCSGPASQSLVADYFRREELAKAMGFLTIGATMGTAGGLIIGGQLNEMFGWRWAFVLMGLPGMLIGAIVYFTIREPRRGRYAPKDAKIEQQPLLETAKTLSRNRVFMGLAVGWAVQIMIGYALAFWMAAVMIRNFGISSGDVGLYLGLAFFIGGIPGPILGGYVAGWLTKRDERWRAWMPGVVSLGCVLPLAISLSSSAFWPFLGFFAVAYAIYVMSQAPILSGIQAAVEPGQRGFAVAIALFFNNLVGQALGLALIGWVSDWLSETYGALSLTISVFAVCLVSGVIAMAVFAWTAAQMGKSGYLARMAT
- a CDS encoding SDR family oxidoreductase, with product MTGRVEGRVALVTGGAMGLGKADCERLAAEGAKVIVTDREVELAHKVADGIGGNAMALDVTSEEQWQDVMHAVKERHGGLDILVNNAGNVIFESIEECSLDHFKLHLDIHVVGTFLGCKYALPLMKHRHKDNGGAGSAIVNMASTAALMGYGNIPAYTAAKGAISSMTRSIAMYCQDENYGIRCNALAPGGIETPMVMGVSGRAGQQPMDIPEGPLPSDALGHPRDVAGCVVFLASDDARFLNGLTIPVDNGLDARPHH
- a CDS encoding SRPBCC family protein — its product is MIDTAEVARLKALMEWEATRRSPPEGFPHLPDMPAARYTSEEYYKLEQEHIFRKSWLFAGHIDEIPEPGCYMRWHNAGDPIVIVHGMDGVVRAFYNTCRHRGAPVVTEDRGKSSRLMCSYHNWTYKTDGTLVGVPERQDFPPDFDMSCRGLIPVRCEMLGNVIFVNFDADAMPLTEWLGPLMDEWDEFAFDKMRLAARYSFDLNCNWKVAMEANMEVYHVPFIHPTTVAPLVDSKRNLNTLYPNGHARMLAPPPRQTDREHVRAVDSPPEWQQIESVGELGRTCTQSYTLFPNWVSPLSNYFVPPLVFWPTSLGTTRLELVTMALDWDADGSGAPAPDLWTVPDESQPNGRDMSPIILEDTQFGEAIQHSMQSAAFKSVPLSYQEARIYSFHQSCDRMIGIDNVPEELRVEQVIGEEWVWPNDPRTSQMEAAREAAE
- a CDS encoding TonB-dependent receptor, with the protein product MTARNKRIATKGLRRTLMSGAAIAAFASMPQTAFAQDTDTDEASDDDSQGRVIIVQARRQSESLQDVPVTVTAIGGETLERYGVDQVADVTSRVPTLNVQVGGSGSGGQLSLRGVGSSNISASFDSAVAFDFDGVQVSTMRLVQAGFVDTAQIDILKGPQSLFFGKSASAGVFSIRSADPTPDWEVGASASYEFEEKGWTYGGFISGPLSDTLGIRLAAEYNDIDEYVELQPGTPAVNQFRTQENFVGRVTLEWEPFPGFNANFKATYVRNEGDGAIGHSDIDCGANGIADPVFLLGGGLVIPAGNDCNANDGLYYLPDTAPPLAGSVPTASGPTLAEGFNGVPFSETELFFARLKFTFDLTDNLRFVSTSGFVDLDATDLDNYSYVGILGPGVPGGVGTSDPRNALQQFSQEFRLQSDFDNGFNFMLGAFYESREFIFDTSQQAVNISFVAPDPVTGFTFDWDKVHVTDTEAVSLFGSVILDLSDRLELSGGVRWTDESKTNTISVPYVHAFLSAGPAFINSGFFSGPIEFSDSNFSPEATIKYEVTDDFNVFASFKTGFKSGGIDNSALPSASLLGFDDPDPAVRQATADALIYGSETAIGGEIGFKSQFDGRNVTLNGTIFYYVFDDLQVQNFDAVNIQFQTLNAGEVTTKGVDVSWNWRTPVEGLSLSGNLAYLDASFTDTFQTGVGSDDLDGRKVARAPEFSGNFAFDWEVPLSNSLELGVGGNAIFSGSYFTNEDTLNDLRQDSYVALDGRISVGDPDGMWRLALVGVNLTDEIWTNTSGGRPFLPPPGNANGIPAGDDLVVTQNRGRQVFVEATFNF
- a CDS encoding aromatic ring-hydroxylating dioxygenase subunit alpha translates to MSREELITMTRSLIAHGAADTMEYADEIVRVPASTYTDPELFEAEKRNIFRRLPLMVAPSCELPEPGDYKAMDICGVPLLLTRQRDGSVGAFLNMCTHRGNPVVTAGTSGNASRFTCGYHGWTFKNDGDLVGVASPKDFGAVDKASLCLKRFPVYESAGLIWATLDQNSKLSIADYLGGYDDLLKAFGFDGWTLFSQRTLAGPNWKTAYDGYLDFYHLPVLHKDTFGADFFNRANYFFWGPHQRLSSPSKFAQKTGSDEMLDLSEMSDDELPDDALTQGVWTIFPHISIASFYGGGQRGAMISQLFPGEAVGESYTTQFYVMENQPETEADIKSAHEQFDFLEVVVRDEDYATGKRQHQALQSGEMAEVLFGKNERGGQVFHQWAAKLTQASDEELLDIFSPAQREAAE